A single genomic interval of Rhodopirellula bahusiensis harbors:
- a CDS encoding DUF4404 family protein, whose translation MRSELDATIAHLHEQLADIEDLEPTEIARLKAELDEIRETLDEQDVNSATLAERWQQQVEHFRESHPVLTENAGRVADMLAQMGI comes from the coding sequence ATGCGAAGCGAATTGGACGCCACGATTGCTCATCTTCATGAGCAACTCGCCGACATTGAAGACTTGGAACCAACCGAGATCGCGCGGCTGAAAGCCGAACTCGACGAGATCCGTGAGACGCTCGATGAACAAGACGTCAACTCAGCAACTCTGGCCGAACGTTGGCAACAACAGGTCGAACATTTCCGTGAGTCGCATCCGGTGCTGACGGAAAACGCGGGGCGTGTCGCCGACATGCTGGCTCAGATGGGAATCTAG
- a CDS encoding SMP-30/gluconolactonase/LRE family protein produces MSPAPEIRVASPLSVPDSDALRFLPEGPMAMVADGKLSWVGIQHGADVLRGSINVLDLATQSNQSFDLPGRPGFAFQCQTPGKFVAGVERSLGIFDSNSGEWMPFCDGIDSDVTNTIINDGLAIDDNLIFGTKDLAFDEKKAGLYLYRGSDQKLIRLRDDQICSNGKMIRKDESGKLFLIDIDSPTRTIVEYPLDIAAGTIGEARVVLDLTNDPGVPDGAILTPDGSGIIVAIFHPGVAEHGETRLYDLASGELRVVWQTPGSPQNTCPALVPHEGKLKLIITTAVENFSAEDQAQCPNAGQLFLGETDFVADDSFELTVWPV; encoded by the coding sequence ATGTCGCCAGCACCCGAAATTCGTGTCGCCAGCCCACTGAGTGTTCCTGACAGCGACGCTTTGCGTTTCCTGCCCGAGGGACCGATGGCGATGGTCGCTGACGGAAAGCTTTCTTGGGTGGGCATCCAGCACGGTGCCGACGTGTTGCGCGGCAGCATCAACGTGTTGGACTTGGCAACCCAATCGAACCAATCGTTCGACTTGCCCGGTCGTCCCGGTTTTGCTTTCCAATGTCAAACGCCCGGCAAGTTTGTGGCTGGCGTCGAACGTTCGCTCGGAATCTTTGATTCAAACTCGGGCGAGTGGATGCCTTTCTGCGACGGCATTGATAGCGATGTGACCAACACGATCATCAACGACGGATTGGCGATCGATGACAACCTGATCTTCGGCACCAAGGACTTGGCATTCGATGAGAAGAAGGCGGGATTGTATCTGTACCGTGGAAGCGACCAAAAGCTGATTCGCCTTCGTGACGATCAAATTTGCAGCAACGGCAAAATGATCCGCAAGGACGAATCGGGAAAACTGTTCCTGATCGACATTGATTCGCCGACGCGAACGATCGTGGAATATCCGCTCGACATCGCGGCGGGAACCATCGGCGAAGCACGTGTTGTGTTGGATTTGACCAACGACCCAGGAGTCCCCGACGGTGCGATTCTGACGCCCGATGGCAGCGGAATCATCGTCGCGATTTTTCATCCCGGTGTGGCGGAACACGGTGAGACACGTCTCTATGATCTCGCATCGGGTGAGCTTCGCGTCGTTTGGCAAACTCCCGGATCGCCGCAGAACACTTGCCCGGCTTTGGTGCCTCACGAAGGCAAACTGAAACTGATCATCACCACCGCGGTCGAGAACTTCAGCGCGGAAGATCAAGCCCAATGCCCCAACGCAGGTCAGTTGTTCTTAGGCGAAACCGACTTCGTTGCCGATGATTCGTTCGAACTGACCGTTTGGCCTGTTTGA
- a CDS encoding PVC-type heme-binding CxxCH protein, with amino-acid sequence MNPFASMARLNSLTSAAIFASAALIHGVQPTLAIAQPSQSSLEYTDVGWESQQVTDQFLAEGSAVGDLNGDSVNDLVYGPVWYEGPEFQTRHELAEPNVVPVAAYSQHFFSHVCDVNQDGNEDVITVGFPGRNATLYINPGTVEPSEGKAFWADHSIAPRVSNESPAWVDLIPGGLPELVCARDRAYGYYTADSMDDPTQTWQWVAISEPGTAFEPFGHGLGVGDIDGDGKLDIIDRQHWWRQPDAASSEPKGEAKLWQRQAWIAQPYGGGGAQMHVHDFDGDGDSDLVTSKNAHGYGLAWFEQTRPGQFAQHEISGESSMHNPHGYATSQMHALESIDVDGDGRRDIVTGKRYFAHGGKDAGGLQAPLVVWFRNVKSDQPGGIEFIPHVIHETSGVGVEVVATDINGDGRVDVLTGNKRGLTVHLQTDLSDVPFAKRRLVAERWRTTKRPQEDYAIGLSPTESAEHMDLPDGFEVDVVASEPELVQPIAMCFDDRGRIWMIEGNTYPTKAPEGEGKDRILILEDSDGDGSFETQKVFAEGVNLASGIEVGFGGVWIGAAPELLFYPDADRDDVPDAEPKVLLDGWGYHDTHETLNSFTWGMDGWLYGCHGVFTHSNVGKPGTAKKDRIPLNAGVWRYHPVRHEFEVYAHGTSNPWGVDFNENGDWFVSACVIPHLFHLSQGGRYFRQAGQHFNPHTYDDIKTIADHLHYGDGTFQSANSANRVDRELVRRTAATTSMVGGGHAHAGLTIYQADEFPAHYRGELFFHNLHGHRIVREHLETEGSGFLGRHRPDFMMSNDHEQIGVGIMQGPDGALYTSDWHDDQTCHHRDHEIWDRTNGRLFRIRYGQLQPYKFDLSKQSNEQLVKNLTDPNAYFVRQSQRVLQERAAAGSLDRDQVASALTGLIQSNAPRRHRLQAVWTAWTSGLLNIDNNDQAEVDVVQTDLSALLDDQDPIIRGWAVQLIGESQTALSSGLLAKLETMSANEPSSVTRRYLASLLQRIPENQRLGIARGLLSHTIDQKDRNLPWLIWYGIEPVVDTDAEGVMSLVSSGSWDQLKRFVTRRTATTPEGRQALVGTITQQIDAVPKDAKVNNRFDWMLEELLQSARSRGGVAMPATWPRASQLLREKATATSTKDLVGALAIEFGDASALPELRAILTNQDAATASRLDALRLLTQAKDPELGKLLITLIDDRDIGAQAVRGLASFDSADFASKLIERFNGWSPQKQSDALATLTSRTGAAIQLIEAMEEGIIPPTVVPAYAVRNVLSLPFEDDSARKRLEAAWGRIGSTSEQAKQLHAKYTALLTPKTLASANQAEGKKLYETNCGKCHRLFGEGEPIGPDLTGANRSDVNYWLENILQPNAVIGNAYQMTSFLMADGRVVSGLVRSRNEDAVTVQTTSEVTVLSLDDVEVEKLSETSLMPEGQLEPMKRNQVRDLFGYLMSPGPSFAREWAVEAESLIETTVVKGGEVKNQGMKPFNDQWSADNQLWWTGGKVGSTVTLTVPHDINGPAEIQMHLTGAIDYAMLSLKINDQPAQSFDGYSADVRVLPAVTWDQVELTRGTPLTIQIKITGKNEKAIARWMAGIDSISIRPL; translated from the coding sequence ATGAATCCGTTTGCGTCCATGGCTCGCTTGAATTCGTTGACCTCCGCGGCCATTTTTGCCAGCGCCGCTCTGATACATGGTGTGCAGCCAACTCTCGCGATCGCACAGCCGAGTCAATCCAGCCTCGAGTACACCGACGTCGGATGGGAGTCGCAACAGGTCACCGATCAATTCTTGGCCGAAGGATCCGCCGTTGGTGACCTCAATGGCGACAGCGTGAACGACCTGGTCTACGGTCCGGTTTGGTACGAGGGACCTGAATTTCAAACTCGGCACGAACTGGCTGAACCAAATGTTGTCCCGGTGGCCGCCTACAGCCAACACTTTTTTTCTCATGTCTGCGACGTCAATCAGGACGGCAACGAAGACGTGATCACGGTCGGATTCCCTGGGCGAAATGCGACCCTGTACATCAATCCAGGTACAGTCGAGCCGAGTGAAGGCAAAGCGTTCTGGGCCGATCACTCGATTGCGCCACGCGTGTCCAATGAGTCTCCCGCCTGGGTGGATCTGATTCCTGGCGGACTTCCCGAACTCGTGTGCGCACGCGATCGTGCCTACGGGTACTACACCGCCGACTCGATGGACGATCCGACTCAAACTTGGCAATGGGTTGCGATCTCGGAACCGGGCACGGCATTCGAACCGTTTGGACACGGTTTGGGTGTCGGCGACATCGATGGCGATGGCAAACTGGACATCATCGATCGCCAGCACTGGTGGCGACAACCGGACGCAGCGAGTTCGGAACCGAAGGGCGAGGCGAAACTTTGGCAGCGACAGGCCTGGATCGCTCAGCCATACGGTGGCGGCGGAGCCCAGATGCACGTGCACGACTTTGATGGAGATGGCGATTCCGACCTGGTCACATCCAAGAACGCACACGGGTATGGGCTGGCTTGGTTCGAGCAAACTCGTCCTGGGCAGTTCGCTCAACACGAGATCAGCGGCGAGTCTTCGATGCACAACCCGCACGGCTACGCGACCTCCCAGATGCACGCGTTGGAATCGATCGACGTCGATGGGGATGGACGTCGCGACATCGTGACCGGCAAACGGTATTTCGCTCACGGTGGCAAAGACGCTGGTGGTTTGCAGGCTCCGTTGGTCGTTTGGTTCCGCAACGTGAAGAGCGATCAACCTGGCGGCATCGAATTCATTCCTCACGTCATCCACGAAACCTCCGGCGTTGGCGTCGAAGTTGTCGCCACCGATATCAATGGCGATGGCCGGGTCGATGTGTTGACCGGAAACAAACGCGGACTGACGGTTCATCTTCAAACCGATCTCAGTGACGTTCCGTTCGCCAAACGACGACTCGTCGCGGAACGCTGGCGGACCACCAAACGGCCGCAAGAAGACTACGCGATTGGATTGAGCCCAACCGAATCAGCGGAGCACATGGATCTGCCGGACGGATTCGAAGTCGATGTGGTCGCCAGCGAACCAGAATTGGTTCAACCCATCGCGATGTGCTTTGACGATCGTGGTCGGATCTGGATGATCGAAGGCAACACGTATCCGACGAAGGCTCCCGAAGGCGAGGGCAAGGATCGCATCTTGATCCTCGAAGACTCAGACGGCGACGGATCCTTTGAGACGCAAAAGGTCTTCGCCGAAGGAGTGAACTTGGCCAGCGGAATCGAAGTCGGCTTCGGTGGCGTCTGGATCGGTGCGGCGCCCGAGTTGCTTTTCTATCCCGATGCCGATCGCGATGATGTGCCCGATGCGGAACCGAAGGTGCTCCTCGATGGCTGGGGATACCATGACACGCATGAAACGCTGAACAGCTTCACCTGGGGAATGGACGGATGGCTGTACGGTTGTCACGGAGTCTTCACGCATTCCAACGTGGGCAAACCCGGTACAGCGAAGAAAGATCGAATTCCTCTGAACGCGGGTGTGTGGCGATACCATCCAGTGCGTCACGAATTCGAAGTCTACGCACACGGAACCAGCAACCCATGGGGAGTCGACTTCAACGAAAACGGCGACTGGTTTGTCAGTGCTTGCGTGATCCCACACCTGTTTCACTTGTCGCAAGGCGGTCGCTACTTCCGGCAAGCCGGCCAGCATTTCAACCCGCACACGTACGACGATATCAAGACGATCGCCGATCACTTGCACTACGGCGACGGCACGTTTCAATCGGCCAACTCAGCGAATCGGGTCGATCGCGAATTGGTTCGTCGAACGGCCGCGACCACATCCATGGTCGGTGGCGGGCACGCTCATGCTGGATTGACGATCTACCAAGCCGACGAGTTCCCGGCTCATTACCGAGGTGAATTGTTCTTCCACAACTTGCATGGTCACCGAATCGTTCGCGAACATCTGGAAACGGAAGGCTCCGGGTTCCTTGGCCGGCATCGCCCTGACTTCATGATGTCGAACGATCATGAACAAATCGGCGTGGGAATCATGCAAGGACCTGATGGAGCCCTCTACACATCGGATTGGCACGACGATCAAACATGCCACCATCGTGATCATGAGATTTGGGATCGTACCAACGGCCGTTTGTTCCGGATCCGCTACGGCCAGCTTCAGCCTTACAAGTTCGATCTCTCGAAGCAGTCGAACGAACAGCTGGTCAAAAACTTGACGGATCCCAACGCGTACTTCGTTCGCCAGTCGCAACGGGTTTTGCAGGAGCGAGCAGCCGCCGGAAGTCTCGATCGTGACCAGGTTGCATCGGCTCTCACTGGACTGATTCAATCCAACGCACCAAGGCGGCATCGTTTGCAGGCCGTCTGGACCGCTTGGACGTCTGGTTTGCTCAATATCGACAACAACGATCAAGCAGAAGTCGACGTCGTTCAGACAGATCTCAGTGCCTTATTGGATGACCAAGACCCGATCATTCGCGGGTGGGCCGTGCAATTGATCGGAGAGAGCCAAACAGCTTTGTCGTCGGGTTTGCTTGCGAAATTGGAAACCATGTCGGCAAACGAACCCTCATCTGTCACACGTCGATATCTGGCTTCGCTGTTGCAGCGTATCCCTGAAAACCAGCGTCTCGGAATCGCTCGCGGGCTGCTCAGCCACACGATCGATCAAAAGGATCGTAACTTGCCTTGGCTGATCTGGTACGGCATCGAACCGGTCGTCGACACCGACGCAGAAGGCGTGATGAGCTTGGTTTCAAGCGGCAGTTGGGATCAACTCAAGCGATTCGTGACTCGCCGAACTGCTACAACTCCCGAGGGACGGCAAGCTTTGGTGGGAACGATCACCCAACAAATCGACGCCGTACCGAAAGATGCCAAGGTCAACAACCGATTTGATTGGATGCTCGAAGAGCTGCTCCAATCCGCTCGCAGTCGTGGCGGTGTTGCCATGCCGGCCACTTGGCCGCGTGCATCCCAACTGCTTCGCGAGAAGGCGACCGCGACCAGCACCAAAGATCTGGTCGGTGCTCTCGCGATTGAGTTCGGCGATGCGTCGGCTTTGCCGGAACTTCGAGCGATCCTGACCAATCAAGACGCCGCGACCGCCTCTCGTTTGGATGCGCTGCGTCTGCTGACCCAGGCCAAAGATCCTGAGTTGGGCAAGTTGCTGATCACCTTGATCGACGACCGCGACATCGGTGCCCAAGCCGTTCGCGGACTCGCGTCTTTTGATTCCGCCGACTTTGCATCGAAGCTGATCGAACGTTTCAATGGTTGGTCGCCACAAAAACAATCGGACGCCTTGGCGACGCTGACGTCACGAACGGGGGCCGCGATTCAGCTGATCGAGGCGATGGAAGAGGGAATCATCCCGCCGACCGTCGTTCCTGCTTACGCCGTCCGCAACGTTTTGTCGCTTCCATTCGAAGATGACTCAGCACGCAAGCGTTTGGAAGCCGCTTGGGGACGGATTGGATCGACTAGCGAACAAGCCAAACAGTTGCACGCCAAGTACACCGCTCTGCTGACGCCGAAAACGTTGGCATCGGCCAACCAGGCGGAGGGCAAGAAGCTCTACGAGACCAACTGTGGCAAATGCCACCGTCTGTTTGGAGAGGGGGAACCCATCGGTCCCGATTTGACGGGAGCCAATCGAAGTGACGTGAACTACTGGTTGGAGAACATCCTGCAGCCCAACGCGGTGATCGGCAATGCGTATCAGATGACATCGTTCTTGATGGCTGATGGCCGCGTCGTATCCGGTTTGGTTCGATCGCGTAACGAAGACGCGGTGACAGTCCAAACGACATCCGAGGTCACGGTGCTGTCGCTGGACGACGTCGAAGTCGAGAAGCTCTCGGAGACATCGTTGATGCCCGAAGGTCAACTCGAACCGATGAAACGCAATCAAGTCCGAGATCTGTTCGGCTACTTAATGAGCCCCGGGCCTTCGTTCGCTCGCGAATGGGCGGTCGAGGCAGAAAGCTTGATCGAAACCACTGTCGTTAAGGGCGGCGAAGTCAAAAATCAAGGCATGAAGCCGTTCAACGATCAATGGTCGGCGGACAACCAACTGTGGTGGACAGGCGGCAAAGTTGGGTCAACGGTGACGTTGACGGTCCCGCACGACATCAATGGTCCCGCGGAAATCCAGATGCACCTGACCGGAGCGATCGACTACGCGATGCTTTCGCTGAAGATCAATGATCAGCCCGCGCAGTCGTTCGACGGCTATTCCGCGGACGTGCGGGTCTTGCCCGCCGTCACATGGGATCAAGTCGAACTCACGCGTGGTACGCCGCTGACGATCCAAATCAAGATCACCGGCAAAAATGAAAAAGCAATCGCTCGCTGGATGGCAGGCATCGATTCCATTTCCATCCGCCCGCTATGA
- a CDS encoding divalent metal cation transporter — MSESTPSTEANPLTGGDAVVSDKVLADRAMLQKAQAEGKTLGTYIKLSGPGWLQSAITLGGGSLAGSLFLGVMGGTSMLWLQLVAIVLGVVMLSAISYVTLSTGRRPFEAINNEINPALGWGWIIATVLANMIFCMPQFSLCYDALDKNLLSLGGGEGLGDSRGLRWGVTMVLFFAAGFIVLLNTKQGRAAKVFDIFLKTLIGMVVICFFGVAILLLAKGELNFASIFAGLIPDLSQFVRPAGDLRESVANLSPEASSFWTGRLMGTQRSVMISAIATAVGINMTFLLPYSMLARGWDKTFRGLARFDLSTGMAIPFVLVTSCVVIASASSFHKKIDEQLASTDVEVMQTSPLFEKVKGDLFARVDFTLGDAAESTDEATKLEMIANLSTDEKLLSAALVKRNAFELSQTLAPLLGDEAAKLIFGLGVFGMGFSTIIILMLINGYAIREMFGRPNSQTIFIIGVLIAGASGASWVELWTDPDKKFWLAILASTFAVMLLPIAYFTFFLMMNSREILGDDRPTGGHRLAWNVFMGLAVVGATAAAGVAVYEKYMAKDPLSFRIVAFIWVAYAIAVVLGFVLKKKVPQTT, encoded by the coding sequence ATGTCTGAATCGACCCCCTCCACCGAAGCCAATCCACTGACCGGTGGCGACGCTGTTGTCAGCGACAAAGTTCTCGCCGATCGAGCGATGCTGCAAAAAGCACAAGCCGAGGGCAAAACGCTTGGCACCTACATCAAACTTTCCGGTCCAGGATGGCTGCAGTCGGCGATCACGCTCGGTGGCGGTTCGTTGGCCGGATCACTCTTCTTGGGTGTGATGGGCGGAACCAGCATGTTGTGGCTGCAGTTGGTCGCGATTGTGTTGGGCGTCGTGATGCTCTCGGCGATCAGCTATGTGACGCTCTCGACGGGACGTCGCCCATTCGAGGCGATCAACAACGAGATCAACCCGGCGCTGGGTTGGGGATGGATCATCGCGACCGTGCTCGCGAATATGATTTTCTGCATGCCTCAGTTCAGTCTTTGCTATGACGCACTGGACAAGAACCTGTTGTCACTCGGTGGCGGAGAAGGCCTGGGCGATTCCCGTGGTCTTCGGTGGGGCGTGACGATGGTGTTGTTCTTTGCCGCTGGGTTCATCGTTCTGTTGAACACCAAACAAGGTCGCGCCGCGAAAGTCTTCGACATCTTTCTGAAAACGCTGATCGGCATGGTCGTGATCTGCTTCTTCGGCGTTGCGATTTTGTTGTTGGCGAAAGGTGAACTGAACTTCGCCAGCATCTTCGCGGGCTTGATCCCTGACTTGAGCCAGTTCGTGCGTCCGGCGGGCGACCTTCGTGAATCGGTCGCGAACTTGTCCCCGGAAGCCAGCTCGTTTTGGACTGGGCGTCTGATGGGAACACAACGAAGTGTGATGATCTCCGCGATCGCAACCGCGGTCGGTATCAACATGACGTTCTTGCTCCCTTATTCAATGCTCGCTCGCGGATGGGACAAGACGTTCCGCGGATTAGCTCGGTTTGACCTTTCGACCGGGATGGCGATCCCCTTCGTGTTGGTGACCAGCTGCGTCGTGATCGCGTCGGCATCGTCGTTCCACAAGAAAATTGACGAACAGTTGGCATCGACCGACGTGGAAGTGATGCAAACCTCGCCACTGTTCGAAAAAGTGAAAGGCGATTTGTTCGCTCGAGTTGACTTCACGTTGGGCGACGCGGCGGAATCGACGGACGAAGCGACCAAGTTGGAAATGATCGCCAATCTTTCAACCGATGAAAAGCTATTGTCGGCCGCGTTGGTCAAACGCAACGCTTTCGAATTGTCACAAACCTTGGCACCTTTGCTGGGTGACGAGGCAGCGAAACTGATCTTTGGATTGGGCGTCTTCGGAATGGGTTTCTCGACCATCATCATTTTGATGTTGATCAACGGCTACGCGATTCGCGAGATGTTTGGGCGTCCGAACAGTCAGACGATTTTTATCATTGGCGTCTTGATCGCCGGTGCGTCCGGGGCGAGCTGGGTGGAACTATGGACGGATCCCGACAAAAAGTTCTGGTTGGCGATCCTTGCCAGCACTTTCGCTGTCATGTTGTTGCCGATCGCGTACTTCACTTTCTTCCTGATGATGAACAGCCGCGAAATTTTGGGTGACGATCGTCCCACCGGCGGTCATCGTCTCGCGTGGAATGTCTTCATGGGATTGGCAGTTGTGGGAGCGACGGCGGCGGCCGGGGTTGCCGTTTACGAAAAGTACATGGCCAAGGATCCTCTGTCGTTCCGAATTGTCGCCTTCATTTGGGTTGCCTACGCGATCGCGGTGGTCCTCGGCTTCGTGCTGAAAAAGAAGGTTCCACAAACCACTTGA
- a CDS encoding UdgX family uracil-DNA binding protein (This protein belongs to the uracil DNA glycosylase superfamily, members of which act in excision repair of DNA. However, it belongs more specifically to UdgX branch, whose founding member was found to bind uracil in DNA (where it does not belong), without cleaving it, appears to promote DNA repair by a pathway involving RecA, rather than base excision.) — translation MTASEECLSVRATRWEDWRITSRRLLICGAAPETIHWIDGRSKTARKQSDLFGASDIEHSTLGSKAEAGNDEANASSASPFRVPKPFLNLARQVACHRSPGRWELLYRILWRITGGEKHLLTNAADRDVHAATKLEKSVSRDAHKMKAFVRFREIQDEDGTRFVAWHRPDHYTLGLVADFFARRFDVMRWAVLTPDESAVWDGKRLTMGDGAPRSEAPEADELEEVWKTYYANIFNPARIKLNAMRAEMPKKHWATMPETELIDDLVRNAPTRVETMIRHAEGGVSARPFLPELSGSDTAGSIGRLRDAAAVCQGCDLHGPATQTVFGVGNPNAKLVLVGEQPGDREDLAGEPFVGPAGQLLRETLAEVGLDPAELYITNSVKHFKFKPTGKRRLHVKPAAREVAACRPWLEAELDVIRPKMVVALGATAAGVLLGPGFRLLKSRGQVQRSDHAKWTIATYHPSAILRVPNEQTRETMRRALLEDLHFAAEHYRMLP, via the coding sequence ATGACCGCGTCCGAAGAATGTTTGAGTGTTCGGGCGACGCGGTGGGAAGATTGGCGAATCACTTCGCGGCGATTGCTCATCTGCGGCGCCGCTCCGGAAACGATTCACTGGATCGATGGCCGGTCAAAGACGGCGCGAAAGCAATCGGACTTGTTCGGTGCGTCTGACATCGAGCATTCGACGCTTGGATCGAAGGCCGAGGCGGGGAACGACGAAGCAAACGCGAGTTCAGCCTCGCCGTTTCGTGTTCCCAAGCCATTCTTGAATCTAGCACGTCAAGTCGCGTGTCATCGGTCGCCCGGGCGATGGGAACTGCTGTACCGGATACTGTGGCGAATCACCGGCGGCGAAAAGCACTTGCTGACCAATGCGGCTGATCGTGATGTTCACGCGGCGACGAAGCTTGAAAAGTCCGTCAGTCGTGACGCACACAAGATGAAAGCGTTCGTCCGTTTTCGCGAAATTCAGGACGAAGACGGGACTCGCTTTGTCGCTTGGCATCGGCCCGATCACTACACCCTGGGGCTGGTCGCGGACTTCTTCGCTCGAAGGTTCGATGTGATGCGTTGGGCGGTCCTCACGCCCGATGAGTCGGCGGTTTGGGATGGCAAACGATTGACGATGGGCGACGGGGCACCGCGCAGTGAAGCTCCTGAGGCGGACGAGTTGGAGGAGGTTTGGAAGACATACTACGCGAACATCTTCAACCCGGCTCGGATCAAGCTGAACGCGATGCGGGCGGAGATGCCCAAGAAGCATTGGGCGACGATGCCGGAGACCGAGCTGATCGATGACTTGGTCCGGAACGCTCCGACACGAGTCGAGACGATGATTCGGCACGCTGAGGGCGGCGTGTCCGCCCGGCCGTTTCTGCCCGAGCTGTCAGGAAGCGACACGGCTGGTTCCATTGGACGACTGCGTGACGCGGCAGCGGTTTGCCAGGGATGTGACTTGCACGGACCCGCGACGCAAACGGTGTTCGGTGTTGGCAACCCGAACGCAAAATTGGTCCTCGTGGGTGAGCAACCGGGCGATCGTGAGGATTTGGCGGGCGAGCCTTTTGTCGGTCCGGCCGGTCAATTGCTTCGCGAAACGCTTGCGGAAGTTGGTTTGGATCCGGCGGAGCTTTACATCACCAACTCGGTCAAACACTTCAAGTTCAAACCAACCGGCAAACGCAGATTGCACGTCAAACCTGCCGCCAGAGAAGTCGCGGCATGCCGGCCGTGGTTGGAAGCCGAGCTGGATGTCATTCGGCCGAAGATGGTCGTGGCTCTCGGGGCAACCGCCGCTGGAGTGTTGCTGGGTCCGGGATTTCGATTGTTGAAATCGCGAGGCCAGGTGCAGCGCTCGGATCACGCGAAATGGACGATCGCGACGTATCATCCGTCCGCGATTTTGCGTGTGCCCAACGAGCAGACGCGTGAAACGATGCGCCGGGCATTGCTCGAAGATTTGCACTTCGCCGCGGAACACTACCGGATGCTTCCGTGA